The following is a genomic window from Flavobacterium sp..
AAAGTTTTAGATGAATTGCATTCGGTTTATCCCGTTTGTGCGGATAATTTAGACGATGTGGAAGGAATCGTTTTATTAAAAGATTTGTTTTCAGGTTTTGAAAAAGGAAACTTTGATTTAAAAGCAATTACAAGAGAACCTGTTTATTTTATCGAACAAACTTCAGCCTATAAAGCATTGGAAAATTTTAAAATTTCAAAAGTGCATTATGCTTTGGTTACTGATGAACATGGTGTTTTTCAAGGAATAATTACATTGAATGATATTTTAGAGGCGTTAGTAGGAGATGCGGCTGATTTCTATGAAGACGAATTTAAAATTGTGGCAAGAGAAGACGGTTCGTGGTTAGTTGACGGACATTATTCGTTACATGATTTCTTAACTTATTTCGATATGGATGAGTTAACAGGTGATTACGAAGTAACAACAGTTAGCGGATTAATCATAACAGAATTAGGGATAATCCCAAAACAAGGACAAAAGTTAATTTGGAACAAACTAGAGTTCGAAGTTATCGATATGGATGGTGTTAAAATTGATAAAATTTTAATTACCAATTTAAAAGAATAAAAAGAAAGTATTCAGTGTTCAGTATTTAGTAATCAGTTCTAAATCCTGTTCATTGATAATAACAAATTGTTATCAGAAAAGAGGTTTTTGAAGGTTAAAAAATCACTAAACACTGATGACTGAACACTAAGAAAAAATGACAGAGGGAAATTTTGTAGACTACGTAAAAATATATGTTTCTTCCGGAAAGGGGGGGAAAGGGTCGTCGCATTTACACAGAGAAAAGTTTATTGAAAAAGGTGGACCTGATGGTGGAGATGGTGGTCGTGGAGGACACGTATATATAAAAGGAAATAAAAACCTTTGGACTTTATTTCATTTGAAATTTTTGAAACACATGCGTGCAGGTCACGGAGGTGATGGAGGAAGTTCAAGAAGTACGGGTCATGATGGTGAAGATAAATACATTGAAGTGCCATTAGGAACCGTTGTAAAAGACCAAGAAACAGGAGATGTTTTGTTCGAAATTACAGCGCATGATGAGGTTAAAATTATCGCAGAAGGAGGAAAAGGTGGTTTAGGAAACTGGAATTTCAGAAGTTCAACCAATCAAACACCTCGTTATGCACAGCCAGGAATGCCAGTAAAAGAAGTAGACGTTACTTTAGAATTAAAAGTATTAGCAGACGTAGGTTTGGTAGGTTTTCCAAATGCAGGAAAATCAACATTACTTTCTGTGTTAACTTCGGCTAAACCCAAAATTGCGGATTATCCATTTACCACTTTAAAGCCAAATTTAGGAATTGTAGCTTACAGAGATTTTCAATCGTTTGTAATGGCTGATATTCCAGGAATTATTGAAGGTGCAGCAGAAGGAAAAGGATTAGGACATTATTTCTTGCGTCATATTGAGCGTAATTCAACGTTGTTGTTTTTGGTTCCAGCTGATGCAGATGATATTAAGAAAGAATACGAAATTCTGTTAGATGAATTACGTCGTTATAACCCAGAAATGTTAGACAAAGATCGTTTGATTGTGATTTCAAAATGTGATATGTTAGACGACGAATTAAAAGCAGAATTAAAGAAACAATTGGACAAAGAATTTAAAGGAACACCTTATTTATTTATTTCTTCAGTGGCACAACAAGGTTTACAAGAGTTGAAAGACAAATTGTGGCAAATGTTAAATGTAGAAGAAAAATAATTTATCCTATAATAACGAAACAAGAGCATCTTCTATTTGAAGGTGCTTTTTTGTTTTTAATGCGGTTATCGTAATAAAAAGTTAAAATTGATTCAAATGAGCCTGATTTTCATAGGATAATTTTATCAAAATCTTATTTTTGAGTATATTCGCCCCACAAATCAAAAGAACACATATTTATTATGAAAAAATTATTATTATTTGTCGTTTCTGCTATTATGCTTGTACCAGCTTCGGTAAAAGCAGATGAAGGAATGTGGTTTTTAATGTTCATTGAGCGTTTAAATCACCGCGACATGCAAAAAATGGGCTTGCAATTAACAGCCGAAGAAATTTACAGTATTAACAACCACAGTTTAAAAGATGCTATCGTGCAATTTAACGGTGGATGTACTGCTGAAATGATTTCAAAAGACGGATTAGTTTTAACCAATCACCACTGTGGATATGATGCTATTGCTGAATTATCTTCTGCAGAAAAAAACTATTTAAAAGATGGTTATTGGGCTAAAACCAAAGCAGATGAATTAAAACCTTCTAGCTTATTTGTACGTTTCTTTGTTCGTATGGACGATTGTACAAAAAGAATTTTGTCTGTAGTTAATCCAAGTATGAGCGAAGCGGATAGAGAAAAAGCTATCAATGCTGAAATCGCTAAAATTGAAAAAGAAAACAACGAAGGCGGAAAATATACAGTTTCTGTTCGTCCGTTTTTTCAAGGAAACGAATATTACTATTTTGTTTACCAAGATTATAAAGATGTTCGTTTAGTAGGAACTCCACCAGAAAGTTTAGGAAAATTTGGTGGTGATACAGACAACTGGGAATGGCCACGTCATACAGCAGATTTCTCTATGTTTAGAGTATATGCTGATGCGAATGGAAATCCAGCTGAATATGCTACAAGCAATGTTCCATTAAAACCAAAACACCATTTACCAGTTAATTTGGGTGGTGTTAAAGAAAATGATTTCGCTATGATTTTAGGTTATCCAGGTAGAACTAACCGTTGGATGCCAGCAGGTGGAATTGAGCAAAACGTAAAATTTGCTTACCCAGCTTGGGTTGAAGGTTCAAAAACAGGAATGGACAACATGAAAAAATACATGGTTCAATCAGATGCTTTAAACCTTGTATATGCTTCTAAATTTGCAGGAGTAGCTAACTACTGGAAAAACCGTCAAGGAATGATTGATGCGTTATCAAAATTTGGTACAGCTAAAACGAAAGCAGCTCAAGAAGCTAAATTCCACAAATGGGCAAACCAACCAGCTAACAAAGCTAAATATGGTAATGTAGTTCCTACAATCAATAAATATTATGCTATGACGAATGAAAAATCGCGTCATGATAATTATTTACAACAATTATTCAGAACTTCTGCTTTTGGAACTGTTAGTAGAGGTTTAGGAAGACAATTCGATGCTTACGTTAAAGCTGACGCTGCTAAACGTGCTGAAATGGCTCCAGCTATTTTAGAAATGGTAGATGAAATGTACAAAGAATTACACATTCCTGCGGAGAAAGATATTTTAGCTGCACAATTAAGTTTATATAGCAAAAAGGCAGGTTATACTTTAGCTCCAATGGTTGAAAAATTAGCTAAAGAGAACAACGGAGATTTCACTAAATATGTAAATGCTGCTTTCGATTTAAGTATTTTTACTTCAAAAGAAAAAGTAAAAGCATTTTTAGATTTACCAACAGAAGCTTTATTAGTTAATGATCCTTTATATGCTTTATCTAATGATTTAACAACTCATTTTGGAAAAAGAAGTGAAGAGTTAATGAAAGCACAAAACGATTTTGGAGCGTCTTTCCGTTTATTAGTAGAAGGATTAAGAGAATCTAAAATTGGTGAAATCAAATATCCAGATGCAAATTCAACGTTGCGTTTAACTTATGGAAAAGTTCGTTCTTTACCTGCAGACAAACGTAATGATGCAACTATTAATAACTACACTACATTAGCAGGTCAGGTTAAAAAATACAAAAAAGGTGATTTAGAATTTGATTTACCTACTAAAGTATTAGATATGAGCGCTAAAAAAGAATATGGTCGTTATGCAGATAAAGACGGTTCTTTACACGTTTGTTTCTTAACTGATAATGATATTACAGGTGGAAATTCAGGTTCTCCAGTATTAAATGGAAAAGGAGAGTTAATTGGTTTAGCATTCGACGGAAACATCGAAGCGATGGCAGGTGACGTAATCTTTGACAAAAAATTACAAAGAACAATCAACGTTGATATTCGTTATGTGTTATGGGTTATTGAGAATTTCTCAGGAGCTAAACATATTGTAGACGAAATGACAATTGTGAAGTAATTTTCAAATACAATAAAATTAAAACGTCCCGATTATTCGGGACGTTTTTTTATGGTTTACTTTTGAATATTGAGTTTTGTATTTATGGAGTGACTTGAAAATTCTGGCGTATACATGCTTTGTATAGTTGCAATTCCGTCATTAAATACTCCTGAATTATTTACTCTAACATCATATTCCAAAACATAGGTTCCTGTTTTAATTTTATCAAAGAAGAAATGGGTGGCTACATCTTTCGTACTTCTGTAAAAACTAATGCCATCTTTCCATTCATACTTCGAAATTACATCAACAGGTTCAAAACAAGATGCTCTTAAATCTTTTAAATGAACGAATTCTAAATCATTATCCGTTTTAATTATGAGTCGAATGGTAATTAAATCCCCAATTTTTACATTTTCAGAATTTAGGTTAACCAATTTGTCTCCTTCTGTAGTTTTGGTTTTTTTATAAAGATTTTTTGTAATTGAAAGCGTTGAGGTACTATCCGATTTTATCGCTTCTAAATCTTCAAAATATTGCCAATATAATCCACCAAAACCAGCAACATTCGATTTGTTTTCAATCGATATCTGCCCCATTTCTTTCGAAATTTCTTCAGGTTTCCAATTCATTTTAATATAACCTGTACTTGCATCTTTATCTTTTTCTGATAGTTTTTTTGTCAATACTTTTTCGTTACCCATTTTAAATTTGGTATTGTCTTTAATGCTTGTCCAGTCAGTTCCTTGTAATAATAAGGCATAAATGGCTTCAGTTGTAGCTTTTGTAGTTGGCCAATGTTTTAATTGTTTTTGCTTTAATAACCAAACCTTCATTTCATCTACAAACTTTTTGTCTTTTTCTATTTCGGAAAAGGCTTCTATCAATAAAGCTTGAGTTTCTATTGCCGATTGGTACCAATAATACCCATTCTTGTTTTCAATCCAGTACATACCAAAATCATCATTTCTAGCAACAGTTTCTTTTAAATTTGTAATGATTTTCTCTGCGAATTTTTTATCACCAAATCGATTCATCGTTAAAGCTAACAAACCTTTTTGGTATAAAGTATAGTTTATCCAATTGGCTTTAAACTCCACTTTTTGAACGTCAATAATAGAATCTATTTTTTTAGAAATTGGAAATTCTTCTATATAAAAACTTCTAGCATATAAATAATGTAAGTTGGAATATGCGTAATAATTAATACGTTCATTTTTAAGTGTACTTTGACTTATATATTTACTATCTAAATAAGGAATTGCTTTTGAAGCTATATTTTTAAATTCCGATTTTTTTTCAGGGAACATTTTACTTAAATGTCCAAATCCAGAAATAATATGTTGGGTGATAAAAATATTTTCATCTCCGCCATCGAACCATGCAAATCCACCAGAAGCTAATTGTTTTTCTTCTATTTTTTTGATGGTTTTGTCTTGCGATTCTTTCATGGTGTTTAAATCCATCAGTAGCGCTAAACGTTTGTTTTTTAGTTCTTCATTTTCGGCATCTAATAGCCATGGAGTTTCATTTAAAACAATAGACTTTAATTCTTCGTTTTGAGTAAGTTTTGACACTGCTTTTGGATTAGTTTTCCAAGATTCAAACAAAGAAGCTATTTTTGGATTACTTGAAATAATTTCAGTTGCTATAAAGTTTCCATAATACCTTGAAAAAGTTTGCTCTGCGCATTCGTGTTGATATTCCATCAAATAAGGTAATGATTGAAGAGCAAGCCATGTTGGGTTTGAAGTATATTCTAAAGTAAATAAATGGTTTTTTAAAGTTTTAGAATCATTGTTTGTAAGGTTATCAAAAACATATTCTTTTTTTGAATTGCCTTTAACCCAAATCGGAATACTTTCTGTAAGTAAGACTTTATTGCTCATTACGGGTAATATGTTTTCCTCTCCGTCTGAGAAATTACCTGATTTAGCTACTATTTTATATTGTAATCCTTGAACTCCTTCTGGTATTGTAACTGTCCAAGAAACATGAACACTTTCTTTTGATTTACAATTAAAAGCTTTTACATTAGAACTATTATTAGCAATTGCATCAATAGATTGCATAGTGGTTGCATCAAATAGCAATAACATGGCATTTCCTGATTTTATTTCCTGAGTTAAATTAACCACTTTAGCTGTTAACGTAATCTCATCTTTTTCACGAACAAAACGAGGCATATTGGTTTGAATCATAACATCTTTTTGCGAAATAATGCTCGATTCAAAATAGCCAGATTCTAAATTTTTATTGTGACCAAATAAGCGTAATTTCCATTTAGTTAAGGATTCAGGAGTGGTAAATTGGAAAGAAAATTTTCCGTTACTATCCGTTTTTATGTGAGGATAAAAGAAAGCAGTTTCGTTGAAGTTACTCCTAGTTTTAACTTGGGTTAATTCTTTTAAACCGTTTTTAGTTGTGATTAAAATAACGCCATTTGCACCTCTAGAACCATAGATTGAAGTTGCAGCTGCATCTTTTAATACAGTAATATTTTCAATGTCTGAAGGATTTATATTACTAACATCTAGATTGTAAGGAGCGCCATCAACAACATAAAGTGGATTTTTGTTTCCGTTTATAGAACCAAAACCGCGAATACGAATAGTATCATTACTACCAGGTGCACCTGAGCCACCATTAACATAGATACCAGCAACTTCTCCTCTAAGAGCTTTTGATAAATAGCCATCATAAGATTCTTCCATGTTCATATAAACACTTGTAGCTGTTCCCGTGAATGCTTCTTTTTTTGTTATTCCATAACCTACGACAGCTACTTCTTGTAAATTATGAGAATCGTCTTTTAAATTTATTTCTAAATTTTTTGCTTGCTCTACCGATATTTCCTCTGGTTTTTTACCAGTATAACTAACTACAATAATTTCTCCGTTAGCTGCCTCAATAGAAAACTCGCCATCAAAATCGGTTGTAGTGCCTCTGTTGGTTCCTTTGATGTATACATTTGCTCCTGCAATAGGGCCAAGTTCATCTGAAATGATTCCAGTTATAAATTTAGAGTTTTTAGGAATTTCATTTACATTACTTATTCTTCTCTGATAATTTTTAAGAGTATAATTGTTTTTAGGGTCATTAAAATCAAATCCAAACCAATATAGTTCGGGATTTCTTTTGAAAATCGCATAATGATTTCTTTGTGTGCTAAATTTGTTTAAGTTTAAATAGCTATTTTGCTGGTAGCTTACTATTTGTGGAGTATTCGGATACGAATTATTCACTTGAAAAATAAAATCATCCCAATAGCTTTTGGCAAATTGATCTAAAGAACTATCATACATGCTGGCTAAAATTTCAGCCTGAAGTTTTGGATTAGTAATTTTAAAAGACCAATTTTCTGTGCTTCCAGGTTCTATTTTGTTTCGTAAACTCTCAATTTCAATTTGTAATTTATTTTCGGTTGTGTTATTTTTAATTTGATGCAATTTTTCATAACCTTCATTTTCCCATATAGTAGAAAAATGGAAAGTTATATTATCTGTA
Proteins encoded in this region:
- a CDS encoding S46 family peptidase; this encodes MKKLLLFVVSAIMLVPASVKADEGMWFLMFIERLNHRDMQKMGLQLTAEEIYSINNHSLKDAIVQFNGGCTAEMISKDGLVLTNHHCGYDAIAELSSAEKNYLKDGYWAKTKADELKPSSLFVRFFVRMDDCTKRILSVVNPSMSEADREKAINAEIAKIEKENNEGGKYTVSVRPFFQGNEYYYFVYQDYKDVRLVGTPPESLGKFGGDTDNWEWPRHTADFSMFRVYADANGNPAEYATSNVPLKPKHHLPVNLGGVKENDFAMILGYPGRTNRWMPAGGIEQNVKFAYPAWVEGSKTGMDNMKKYMVQSDALNLVYASKFAGVANYWKNRQGMIDALSKFGTAKTKAAQEAKFHKWANQPANKAKYGNVVPTINKYYAMTNEKSRHDNYLQQLFRTSAFGTVSRGLGRQFDAYVKADAAKRAEMAPAILEMVDEMYKELHIPAEKDILAAQLSLYSKKAGYTLAPMVEKLAKENNGDFTKYVNAAFDLSIFTSKEKVKAFLDLPTEALLVNDPLYALSNDLTTHFGKRSEELMKAQNDFGASFRLLVEGLRESKIGEIKYPDANSTLRLTYGKVRSLPADKRNDATINNYTTLAGQVKKYKKGDLEFDLPTKVLDMSAKKEYGRYADKDGSLHVCFLTDNDITGGNSGSPVLNGKGELIGLAFDGNIEAMAGDVIFDKKLQRTINVDIRYVLWVIENFSGAKHIVDEMTIVK
- a CDS encoding carboxypeptidase-like regulatory domain-containing protein, which translates into the protein MRKILLLILLVNSFNLYSQYDDKWKEIYRYELDGKVKSAQEKVQEIYKKAKRKNDETQIIKCFFYLSKFEQVFDEKAQSTIINNLQKEINEAKPVSKAVLQYVYIIIIDEYYQRNNYNINKRTNLENQKNKDFLTWTEADFNAQIEKNYDNLLSNENELRNTSIEKIKEIFDISSSVDIKNFSVYDFLAQKKGDHLKSTITSWKQKKSIDFKSEIEIFYENPDSFVKYNIKKLEDDNLKKLITLLQNNEKYYLNQKNYEKLDFAYYERLKFIKETFWDEEFYLKKATSLEKRTTNLFLKQLLRVDRAWHYYNKTHKKGEFNSYTSTLKLVDTILNTKVNVNALAEAEKIKIEINNKHLEITLPKTSYPKQNNRAFVNFKNIDSLTISYYELPQKLNYLFKNNYYYNNTEKLNKDSIINAFLLKNKVFKTQKVVLPNKRDYFEYSTEVLLEKLDVGNYLIYIETPNDTISNKKVFAFDILQVTNLYVIEDNEENKDGFYIYDRKLGKPLEDVKIASEEENIKTNANGNAYFKHKWRIKDKKYSNDILITSKNDSLSINYNRNFLSTNEINNKSVDDYENWEAKAMIYFDRAIYRPGQKMFYKGVIIQKKDAVKNVVPFVTVHVTISDVNNTKLKEYDVQTNEFGSFSGEFDIPKNTLTGEFSIEIEEPDNYEQDSKYYNKKEEEHEFWDNVDFESYTEFKFKVEEYKRPTFEVNFDEIKENYTIGDTITIKGNAKALAGNNLTNAKIAYTVSKNCYSKTKSIPYQQNFINSEGTTDENGNFAIQFMATEPTIANEEIETLNFSINVTVTDIQGETRTASQSIAVGKEMLKLNLKVNWELISEDNNKLNISATTLNNYPIDTKGKIKIYELKKKSFLKKRQNDIPEIQTLTKNEFQNLFPHEPFDETDEEVQEVLVKTISFDTKITKEITLDFLKNYRNSKFKIVAEAYDLKNNLITNQREISVKSKQFPYSEKELFTFKDISESKSKDYTIEIQSIIPDLYITSRFYVDENMTNDVKTIQMINGKAVFKYNKDLKFTDNITFHFSTIWENEGYEKLHQIKNNTTENKLQIEIESLRNKIEPGSTENWSFKITNPKLQAEILASMYDSSLDQFAKSYWDDFIFQVNNSYPNTPQIVSYQQNSYLNLNKFSTQRNHYAIFKRNPELYWFGFDFNDPKNNYTLKNYQRRISNVNEIPKNSKFITGIISDELGPIAGANVYIKGTNRGTTTDFDGEFSIEAANGEIIVVSYTGKKPEEISVEQAKNLEINLKDDSHNLQEVAVVGYGITKKEAFTGTATSVYMNMEESYDGYLSKALRGEVAGIYVNGGSGAPGSNDTIRIRGFGSINGNKNPLYVVDGAPYNLDVSNINPSDIENITVLKDAAATSIYGSRGANGVILITTKNGLKELTQVKTRSNFNETAFFYPHIKTDSNGKFSFQFTTPESLTKWKLRLFGHNKNLESGYFESSIISQKDVMIQTNMPRFVREKDEITLTAKVVNLTQEIKSGNAMLLLFDATTMQSIDAIANNSSNVKAFNCKSKESVHVSWTVTIPEGVQGLQYKIVAKSGNFSDGEENILPVMSNKVLLTESIPIWVKGNSKKEYVFDNLTNNDSKTLKNHLFTLEYTSNPTWLALQSLPYLMEYQHECAEQTFSRYYGNFIATEIISSNPKIASLFESWKTNPKAVSKLTQNEELKSIVLNETPWLLDAENEELKNKRLALLMDLNTMKESQDKTIKKIEEKQLASGGFAWFDGGDENIFITQHIISGFGHLSKMFPEKKSEFKNIASKAIPYLDSKYISQSTLKNERINYYAYSNLHYLYARSFYIEEFPISKKIDSIIDVQKVEFKANWINYTLYQKGLLALTMNRFGDKKFAEKIITNLKETVARNDDFGMYWIENKNGYYWYQSAIETQALLIEAFSEIEKDKKFVDEMKVWLLKQKQLKHWPTTKATTEAIYALLLQGTDWTSIKDNTKFKMGNEKVLTKKLSEKDKDASTGYIKMNWKPEEISKEMGQISIENKSNVAGFGGLYWQYFEDLEAIKSDSTSTLSITKNLYKKTKTTEGDKLVNLNSENVKIGDLITIRLIIKTDNDLEFVHLKDLRASCFEPVDVISKYEWKDGISFYRSTKDVATHFFFDKIKTGTYVLEYDVRVNNSGVFNDGIATIQSMYTPEFSSHSINTKLNIQK
- the obgE gene encoding GTPase ObgE, with protein sequence MTEGNFVDYVKIYVSSGKGGKGSSHLHREKFIEKGGPDGGDGGRGGHVYIKGNKNLWTLFHLKFLKHMRAGHGGDGGSSRSTGHDGEDKYIEVPLGTVVKDQETGDVLFEITAHDEVKIIAEGGKGGLGNWNFRSSTNQTPRYAQPGMPVKEVDVTLELKVLADVGLVGFPNAGKSTLLSVLTSAKPKIADYPFTTLKPNLGIVAYRDFQSFVMADIPGIIEGAAEGKGLGHYFLRHIERNSTLLFLVPADADDIKKEYEILLDELRRYNPEMLDKDRLIVISKCDMLDDELKAELKKQLDKEFKGTPYLFISSVAQQGLQELKDKLWQMLNVEEK